A window from Solanum stenotomum isolate F172 chromosome 5, ASM1918654v1, whole genome shotgun sequence encodes these proteins:
- the LOC125865846 gene encoding endo-1,3;1,4-beta-D-glucanase-like isoform X3 → MSGRECCENPPALSSSSGNGCVLQLGSFNTYVSGPSTSKLAILLVSDVYGYEAPNLRKLADKVAAAGYYVVVPDFFYGDPYTMEKTLSIWIQSHGTAKGFEDAKQVVAALKDKGISAIGAAGFCWGAKVVTELSKSDYIQAVVLLHPSLVKVDDFKEVKAPIAILAAEIDKISPPELIKQFEEILSSKPEVDKFVKIFPGVKHGWTVRYNVENKEAVQHAEEAHRDMLDWLTKYVK, encoded by the exons ATGTCAGGGCGTGAATGCTGCGAGAATCCACCGGCTTTGAGCTCAAGCAGCGGAAATGGGTGTGTGTTACAACTTGGAAGCTTCAACACATACGTCTCTGGTCCTTCCACTTCCAAACTCGCCATCCTCCTTGTCTCCGACGTTTATG GTTATGAAGCCCCAAATCTGAG GAAGCTTGCTGACAAAGTTGCAGCTGCAGGATACTATGTGGTGGTTCCTGATTTTTTTTATGGTGATCCTTATACGATGGAGAAAACTTTATCAATCTGGATACAATCACATGGAACA GCTAAAGGATTTGAAGACGCAAAACAGGTTGTTGCAGCTCTCAAAGATAAAGGTATATCTGCAATTGGAGCTGCAGGGTTTTGCTGGGGTG CAAAGGTGGTTACTGAGCTATCTAAGTCTGACTACATTCAAGCTGTAGTGCTATTGCACCCATCGTTAGTGAAAGTTGATGATTTCAAAG AGGTGAAGGCACCAATAGCTATTTTAGCTGCTGAGATAGATAAAATCTCTCCTCCAGAGCTTATTAAGCAGTTTGAGGAGATTTTATCATCAAAACCTGAG GTGGAcaaatttgtcaaaatttttcCTGGTGTTAAGCATGGATGGACAGTGAGATACAATGTTGAAAACAAAGAGGCCGTGCAGCATGCTGAAGAAGCCCACCGGGACATGTTGGATTGGCTTACCAAGTATGTTAAGTGA
- the LOC125865846 gene encoding endo-1,3;1,4-beta-D-glucanase-like isoform X2, translating to MLRESTGFELKQRKWVCVTTWKLQHIRLWSFHFQTRHPPCLRRLWKLADKVAAAGYYVVVPDFFYGDPYTMEKTLSIWIQSHGTAKGFEDAKQVVAALKDKGISAIGAAGFCWGAKVVTELSKSDYIQAVVLLHPSLVKVDDFKEVKAPIAILAAEIDKISPPELIKQFEEILSSKPEVDKFVKIFPGVKHGWTVRYNVENKEAVQHAEEAHRDMLDWLTKYVKYSQKGSELSSVRGPRSSM from the exons ATGCTGCGAGAATCCACCGGCTTTGAGCTCAAGCAGCGGAAATGGGTGTGTGTTACAACTTGGAAGCTTCAACACATACGTCTCTGGTCCTTCCACTTCCAAACTCGCCATCCTCCTTGTCTCCGACGTTTATG GAAGCTTGCTGACAAAGTTGCAGCTGCAGGATACTATGTGGTGGTTCCTGATTTTTTTTATGGTGATCCTTATACGATGGAGAAAACTTTATCAATCTGGATACAATCACATGGAACA GCTAAAGGATTTGAAGACGCAAAACAGGTTGTTGCAGCTCTCAAAGATAAAGGTATATCTGCAATTGGAGCTGCAGGGTTTTGCTGGGGTG CAAAGGTGGTTACTGAGCTATCTAAGTCTGACTACATTCAAGCTGTAGTGCTATTGCACCCATCGTTAGTGAAAGTTGATGATTTCAAAG AGGTGAAGGCACCAATAGCTATTTTAGCTGCTGAGATAGATAAAATCTCTCCTCCAGAGCTTATTAAGCAGTTTGAGGAGATTTTATCATCAAAACCTGAG GTGGAcaaatttgtcaaaatttttcCTGGTGTTAAGCATGGATGGACAGTGAGATACAATGTTGAAAACAAAGAGGCCGTGCAGCATGCTGAAGAAGCCCACCGGGACATGTTGGATTGGCTTACCAAGTATGTTAA GTACAGTCAGAAGGGAAGTGAACTTAGCAGTGTCCGAGGTCCCCGTTCCTCTATGTGA
- the LOC125865846 gene encoding endo-1,3;1,4-beta-D-glucanase-like isoform X1 — protein sequence MSGRECCENPPALSSSSGNGCVLQLGSFNTYVSGPSTSKLAILLVSDVYGYEAPNLRKLADKVAAAGYYVVVPDFFYGDPYTMEKTLSIWIQSHGTAKGFEDAKQVVAALKDKGISAIGAAGFCWGAKVVTELSKSDYIQAVVLLHPSLVKVDDFKEVKAPIAILAAEIDKISPPELIKQFEEILSSKPEVDKFVKIFPGVKHGWTVRYNVENKEAVQHAEEAHRDMLDWLTKYVKYSQKGSELSSVRGPRSSM from the exons ATGTCAGGGCGTGAATGCTGCGAGAATCCACCGGCTTTGAGCTCAAGCAGCGGAAATGGGTGTGTGTTACAACTTGGAAGCTTCAACACATACGTCTCTGGTCCTTCCACTTCCAAACTCGCCATCCTCCTTGTCTCCGACGTTTATG GTTATGAAGCCCCAAATCTGAG GAAGCTTGCTGACAAAGTTGCAGCTGCAGGATACTATGTGGTGGTTCCTGATTTTTTTTATGGTGATCCTTATACGATGGAGAAAACTTTATCAATCTGGATACAATCACATGGAACA GCTAAAGGATTTGAAGACGCAAAACAGGTTGTTGCAGCTCTCAAAGATAAAGGTATATCTGCAATTGGAGCTGCAGGGTTTTGCTGGGGTG CAAAGGTGGTTACTGAGCTATCTAAGTCTGACTACATTCAAGCTGTAGTGCTATTGCACCCATCGTTAGTGAAAGTTGATGATTTCAAAG AGGTGAAGGCACCAATAGCTATTTTAGCTGCTGAGATAGATAAAATCTCTCCTCCAGAGCTTATTAAGCAGTTTGAGGAGATTTTATCATCAAAACCTGAG GTGGAcaaatttgtcaaaatttttcCTGGTGTTAAGCATGGATGGACAGTGAGATACAATGTTGAAAACAAAGAGGCCGTGCAGCATGCTGAAGAAGCCCACCGGGACATGTTGGATTGGCTTACCAAGTATGTTAA GTACAGTCAGAAGGGAAGTGAACTTAGCAGTGTCCGAGGTCCCCGTTCCTCTATGTGA